From the Bdellovibrio sp. ArHS genome, one window contains:
- a CDS encoding gamma-glutamylcyclotransferase family protein has translation MTTTRFFVYGSFCEGMVHFNKIKNFLESSVLARVKATAYRLKVGFPAIVKAGGDLVPGQLVELKSSELLLSLMDEFHGFNRHNPDQSLYSREEVEVYPEGASSSVRAWIYFLNPLKLPVNAAVIPGGDWKRSIQEQPTLTSKLSEKQVTYIQRLGKSTGREIVPIDLTLYRELMNLELIVDKGRRLALSKLGQEVYRHLA, from the coding sequence ATGACTACAACACGTTTTTTCGTCTACGGATCTTTTTGTGAAGGCATGGTTCACTTTAATAAGATCAAAAATTTCTTGGAATCTTCAGTACTTGCGCGCGTTAAAGCGACAGCCTACCGTTTAAAAGTAGGCTTTCCGGCTATCGTTAAGGCCGGCGGTGACCTGGTGCCAGGACAGCTTGTGGAACTTAAAAGCTCGGAGTTGCTTTTGAGCCTCATGGATGAGTTCCACGGTTTTAATCGTCATAACCCTGACCAGAGTCTTTATTCTAGAGAAGAAGTTGAAGTGTATCCAGAGGGGGCGTCTTCGTCAGTCCGCGCTTGGATTTATTTCTTAAATCCATTAAAACTCCCAGTGAATGCCGCTGTGATTCCCGGGGGAGACTGGAAACGTTCTATCCAAGAACAGCCCACTCTGACATCCAAGCTTTCTGAAAAGCAGGTCACATACATTCAAAGACTGGGAAAATCGACTGGCCGAGAGATTGTCCCAATTGACCTGACTTTGTATCGCGAACTGATGAATCTAGAACTGATCGTTGATAAAGGTCGCCGTCTGGCTTTATCTAAACTTGGCCAAGAGGTTTATAGACATCTTGCCTAG
- a CDS encoding P-II family nitrogen regulator: protein MKKIEAIIKPFKLDDVVDALSEVGVEGITVSEVRGFGRQKGRTEVYKGAEYVVDFLPKIKIEVVLPDVLVDNAVEAIRKTAHTGKIGDGKIFVIPVETALRIRTGERDEQAL, encoded by the coding sequence ATGAAAAAAATTGAGGCGATCATAAAACCCTTCAAGCTCGATGATGTCGTCGACGCACTATCAGAAGTCGGCGTAGAAGGGATCACTGTCTCAGAAGTTCGCGGGTTCGGAAGACAAAAAGGACGTACTGAAGTCTACAAAGGCGCAGAATACGTCGTCGATTTTCTACCAAAAATTAAAATTGAAGTGGTTCTGCCGGATGTCCTTGTGGACAACGCGGTGGAGGCCATTCGTAAAACGGCTCATACAGGAAAAATTGGTGACGGTAAAATATTTGTAATTCCTGTCGAGACAGCCCTTCGCATCCGCACCGGCGAAAGGGATGAACAGGCGCTTTAG
- the glnA gene encoding type I glutamate--ammonia ligase, with protein sequence MTGKDVLKFANEKGAKMVDLKFCDMIGTWQHLTVPLHQLTDETFENGFGFDGSSIRGWRGIEESDMIIMPDPTTAMMDPFMQVPTLSIICDVCLPETLQPYNRDPRQVVKKAIAYMQSTGIADTAYFGPEAEFFIFDDVRYEQTSNSAFYMIDSDEAAWNTGRDEGGRNLGYKVRSKEGYFPALPTDTQQDLRTEICLELERCGMQVERHHHEVASAGQGEINFRFDTALNMGDKMMWFKYIVKNVAKRYGKTATFMPKPVFGDNGSGMHIHMSLWKDGKNLFAGNKYAGLSEMALYYIGGVLKHAPALCGIINPTTNSYKRLVPGFEAPTKLAYSFKNRSAAMRIPNSGPNPKARRIEFRTPDPTANIYLAEAAILMAGLDGIINKIHPGDPLDKDIYGLPPQEAAAIPSVPGTLEESLMNLQANCSFLKKGDVFTDDLIENWIQYKIDKEVRPVQQRPVPYEFHLYYDC encoded by the coding sequence ATGACAGGTAAAGACGTTCTGAAGTTCGCCAATGAAAAAGGCGCAAAAATGGTAGATCTCAAGTTCTGTGATATGATCGGAACTTGGCAACACTTAACCGTCCCCCTTCATCAGCTGACTGATGAAACTTTCGAAAATGGCTTCGGCTTTGACGGAAGTTCTATTCGTGGTTGGAGAGGAATCGAAGAATCTGACATGATCATCATGCCAGATCCCACAACGGCCATGATGGACCCCTTCATGCAGGTTCCCACTTTATCTATTATCTGTGATGTATGTTTACCTGAAACACTTCAACCTTATAATCGCGATCCCCGTCAGGTCGTAAAAAAAGCGATCGCTTATATGCAGTCCACGGGTATCGCGGACACGGCTTACTTCGGACCTGAAGCGGAATTTTTCATCTTTGATGATGTTCGCTACGAACAAACAAGCAATTCTGCGTTTTACATGATCGACAGTGATGAAGCCGCTTGGAACACCGGTCGCGACGAAGGCGGTCGTAACTTGGGTTATAAAGTCCGTAGCAAAGAGGGCTACTTCCCTGCTCTGCCAACTGATACGCAACAAGACCTGCGCACCGAGATCTGTCTGGAGCTTGAAAGATGCGGAATGCAGGTTGAGCGCCACCACCACGAAGTCGCTTCCGCAGGTCAGGGCGAAATCAACTTCCGCTTTGATACCGCACTGAATATGGGCGACAAAATGATGTGGTTCAAATACATCGTTAAGAACGTGGCAAAACGCTACGGCAAAACAGCGACGTTCATGCCGAAACCTGTTTTTGGCGATAACGGATCTGGAATGCACATTCACATGTCGTTGTGGAAAGATGGCAAAAATCTTTTTGCGGGCAATAAATATGCGGGCCTTTCCGAGATGGCTCTTTATTATATCGGCGGCGTTTTGAAACATGCTCCAGCACTTTGTGGTATCATCAATCCGACGACAAACTCTTATAAACGTTTGGTGCCGGGCTTCGAAGCTCCAACAAAATTAGCTTATAGCTTTAAAAACCGTTCAGCGGCGATGCGCATCCCGAACTCTGGACCGAATCCAAAAGCCCGTCGTATTGAGTTCCGCACACCAGATCCAACAGCGAACATCTATCTGGCGGAAGCCGCCATCTTGATGGCGGGTCTTGACGGTATCATCAATAAAATTCACCCCGGTGATCCTTTAGACAAAGACATTTACGGTCTTCCACCTCAGGAAGCCGCAGCCATTCCTTCTGTTCCGGGAACTTTGGAAGAAAGTTTGATGAATCTTCAGGCAAACTGCAGTTTCTTGAAAAAAGGCGATGTTTTCACTGACGACCTGATTGAAAACTGGATTCAGTACAAAATTGATAAAGAAGTGCGACCGGTCCAACAAAGACCTGTCCCTTATGAATTCCATTTGTACTATGACTGCTAA
- a CDS encoding glycine cleavage system protein H, with the protein MASDDVRNFMGYLWIRQEDGVITIGINEDGLEDFEEISSVELPAEQEKIDADVVIGTLETDDGPLDIYSPVSGTVIEVNTQVIEDPSLIVEDPYEEGWLIRVEADEDYDDEDEDEEDDDDDDDEDEDDYEDDED; encoded by the coding sequence ATGGCATCAGACGACGTAAGAAATTTTATGGGCTATCTGTGGATTCGCCAGGAAGATGGCGTCATCACTATCGGTATTAACGAGGACGGTTTGGAAGATTTTGAAGAAATCTCATCTGTAGAGCTTCCGGCGGAACAAGAAAAGATCGATGCAGACGTTGTTATTGGCACCTTAGAAACCGACGATGGTCCATTGGACATCTACTCTCCTGTTTCTGGGACGGTTATCGAGGTCAACACTCAGGTTATTGAAGATCCGTCTCTTATTGTGGAAGACCCTTACGAAGAAGGTTGGCTGATTCGCGTTGAGGCTGATGAAGACTACGACGACGAGGATGAAGACGAAGAAGATGATGACGACGATGATGATGAGGATGAAGACGATTACGAAGATGACGAAGACTAA
- a CDS encoding DUF1328 family protein, producing the protein MLRAAIIFFIIAIVAFIFGASGIAGMSMEIGRLLLMVFLALAVISFLINLIGGKRGHR; encoded by the coding sequence ATGCTTAGAGCTGCGATTATCTTCTTTATTATCGCAATCGTCGCGTTCATCTTCGGAGCTTCAGGAATCGCAGGGATGTCGATGGAAATCGGACGTCTTTTATTGATGGTGTTCCTGGCTTTGGCAGTGATCAGCTTCCTTATCAACCTTATCGGAGGGAAGAGGGGACACAGGTGA
- a CDS encoding EamA family transporter codes for MKTARFENLILYAICTLIWGSTYLVITFQVDAASPITSVFWRFLLAAALLFGFCIFKKQNLRYHRQEHVLFALQGIFMFSVNYMLTYIAETMISSGLAALTFTSLIYYNMFGMRVFFKKPITRNVILGSLLGGLGIIFIFLNEILHFDSNSKTIMGLLIGFLASMSASTGNMVAQKSYQLRIPVLITNTWGMLYGSLFTLLVVFINGDSLEIPLNARFLSALLYLALFGSVIAFGAYLSLAGKIGAEKAAYTSVISPIIAITLSSFFENFIWTPYIITGVALCLLGNILTLTKRIELPKLRFNR; via the coding sequence ATGAAAACAGCCCGATTTGAAAACTTAATCCTCTATGCCATCTGCACATTGATCTGGGGATCAACATATTTGGTCATCACCTTTCAAGTCGATGCGGCATCACCAATCACATCCGTGTTTTGGCGCTTTCTTCTGGCTGCGGCTTTGCTTTTCGGATTTTGTATTTTTAAAAAACAGAATCTTCGCTATCACCGACAAGAGCATGTCCTGTTTGCCCTTCAAGGCATTTTTATGTTTTCGGTAAATTATATGCTGACTTATATCGCCGAAACGATGATCAGCTCGGGACTGGCAGCGCTGACATTCACGTCTCTCATCTATTATAATATGTTTGGGATGCGGGTCTTCTTCAAAAAGCCGATCACCCGCAACGTGATTCTTGGTTCTTTATTGGGTGGCCTGGGCATCATCTTTATTTTTCTAAACGAAATACTGCACTTTGATTCAAACTCGAAAACCATCATGGGCTTACTCATCGGGTTCCTGGCATCCATGTCAGCTTCGACGGGCAATATGGTGGCACAAAAAAGCTATCAATTGCGCATCCCGGTTTTGATCACAAATACTTGGGGCATGCTTTACGGAAGCCTTTTCACATTGCTGGTCGTTTTTATAAATGGGGATAGTCTGGAAATTCCGCTCAACGCACGCTTCTTAAGTGCTCTTCTTTATCTGGCTCTTTTCGGATCAGTGATTGCCTTCGGTGCCTATCTTTCCCTGGCTGGTAAAATTGGCGCGGAAAAAGCGGCTTATACGAGTGTGATTTCTCCTATTATAGCCATCACACTCTCGAGCTTTTTTGAAAACTTCATATGGACGCCGTATATTATTACCGGCGTCGCGCTATGTCTTTTAGGAAATATACTTACTTTAACGAAGCGGATCGAATTACCAAAGCTTCGATTCAATCGATAA
- a CDS encoding transporter — MRNFAVLNIFALMMTSLAQAQVKDNSFLIEEAYNQEPGVVQFIQTYQHMNPTNDWTYNFTSEIPITDETHQFSFVVPVMKQTGDAGQNDETQIGDILLNYRYQLLNTEMLAMAPRLSLILPTGDFKKGFGSGAVGVQFNQAVSIAINDRWTNHWNAGFTYTPNAQDSNEDTANVFGFNFGSSVIYNYTPKTNFLCEFVFNSNESVIGPDMKTAASTYYVVPGIRSAFQAGQETEIVPGIGALLGIGPSAEDHETGVIVYLSIESKLW; from the coding sequence ATGCGCAATTTCGCCGTTTTGAATATTTTTGCATTGATGATGACATCTTTGGCTCAGGCTCAGGTTAAGGACAATTCGTTCTTGATCGAGGAAGCCTATAATCAGGAGCCCGGTGTTGTTCAGTTCATTCAGACCTACCAACATATGAACCCAACGAACGACTGGACTTACAATTTTACGAGTGAAATCCCTATTACAGATGAAACTCACCAGTTTTCCTTTGTTGTTCCGGTCATGAAGCAAACGGGCGATGCGGGACAAAATGATGAAACGCAGATTGGCGATATTCTTTTAAATTATAGGTATCAGCTCTTGAATACGGAAATGCTGGCGATGGCCCCAAGACTTTCTTTGATTTTGCCTACCGGCGATTTCAAGAAAGGTTTTGGTTCGGGCGCTGTAGGTGTGCAATTTAACCAGGCCGTTTCTATCGCGATTAACGATCGTTGGACGAATCATTGGAATGCAGGTTTCACTTACACTCCCAACGCGCAAGATTCTAACGAAGATACGGCAAATGTTTTCGGATTCAACTTTGGTTCGAGTGTGATCTACAATTACACACCTAAGACAAATTTTCTTTGTGAATTTGTATTCAACAGCAATGAATCCGTTATCGGACCTGACATGAAAACCGCGGCTTCCACATATTATGTGGTACCGGGAATTCGCTCGGCCTTTCAGGCTGGCCAAGAAACGGAAATCGTTCCAGGTATTGGCGCCCTTTTGGGTATAGGCCCCTCTGCCGAAGATCACGAAACAGGTGTGATCGTTTATTTATCGATTGAATCGAAGCTTTGGTAA
- a CDS encoding peptidylprolyl isomerase: MKIRASHVLVKHQYEAEDVLRALNLGKSFEELAKRYSTCPSGAQGGDLGVFGPGRMDQDFEEAAFALKVDETVAKPVRTRFGYHIIKRTK, translated from the coding sequence ATGAAAATTCGCGCCAGTCACGTTCTAGTGAAGCATCAATATGAAGCCGAAGATGTCTTGCGAGCCTTGAACTTGGGAAAAAGTTTTGAGGAATTGGCCAAACGTTATTCAACCTGCCCTTCCGGGGCGCAGGGGGGAGATTTGGGAGTTTTTGGACCAGGCCGTATGGATCAAGATTTCGAGGAAGCGGCTTTTGCTTTAAAGGTCGATGAAACAGTGGCTAAGCCGGTGCGAACTCGTTTTGGATATCATATAATTAAGCGAACAAAGTAA
- a CDS encoding ATP-dependent Clp protease proteolytic subunit, with translation MAINPYVIEQTSSGERSYDIYSRLLKDRIIILGSAVTDEVATLLIAQILFLEVNDPDKDIHLYINSPGGSVSAGMALYDIMQFVKCDIATYCLGMAASMGSLLLTAGTPGKRYAMPNSRILLHQPHLGDGGLGGQVTDIEIHAKELVRTKKKMTQIYSHHTGKKTEFLAKVMERDYYLSAEDAKNFGVIDQVIPARKNHFKATG, from the coding sequence ATGGCTATCAATCCGTACGTGATCGAACAAACATCTTCCGGCGAGCGCAGTTATGACATTTACTCTCGCCTACTTAAAGACCGGATCATCATTCTGGGGTCGGCTGTCACTGACGAGGTGGCAACGTTGCTTATTGCGCAGATTTTGTTTCTGGAGGTCAATGATCCCGATAAAGACATCCATCTTTATATTAACTCACCGGGTGGCTCGGTTTCGGCGGGAATGGCTCTCTATGATATCATGCAGTTCGTGAAGTGCGATATCGCCACCTATTGCCTGGGTATGGCCGCGAGTATGGGATCTCTTCTGCTCACCGCTGGCACCCCGGGGAAGCGCTACGCAATGCCTAACAGCCGCATTCTTTTACATCAGCCCCACTTGGGTGACGGAGGCTTGGGTGGTCAAGTCACCGACATCGAAATTCATGCGAAAGAACTGGTCCGCACAAAGAAGAAGATGACCCAAATTTACTCTCATCACACGGGAAAAAAGACCGAGTTTTTGGCTAAAGTTATGGAGCGCGACTACTATCTGAGCGCAGAAGACGCCAAAAACTTCGGTGTAATCGATCAGGTAATTCCGGCCAGGAAAAACCACTTTAAGGCCACCGGTTAG
- a CDS encoding PilZ domain-containing protein, with protein MSAVYYLTTGKQKLGPLTEKNIIDGVRSGKISLFDMILNNQTGEWMMLAQHPDFSDLDESNESSGTSEYGNHLAVGLISDQESDEKLDLPDFITPDNFPILTPVYWYEKDKANHRLKYLDVLELIHSQKLSEQSLISKNPHGPWQPVISWDEFSPKSLDDYKRASNESLPDVHIRRKAQRFNCGKVFVALSRKGTGFQVFCADISKTGLGFLVRAAKCDLNEELMIKFDDTLQDSKFDAKGTVVSIRKVKLPGADSVYIRYGVRFTALSEAGKKYILSVTKA; from the coding sequence TTGAGTGCCGTTTATTATTTAACTACCGGCAAACAGAAGCTGGGTCCTTTGACCGAGAAGAACATCATCGACGGTGTTCGTAGCGGAAAGATCAGCCTTTTTGACATGATTCTAAATAACCAAACCGGTGAATGGATGATGTTAGCACAACATCCGGACTTTTCTGATCTGGACGAATCTAACGAAAGCAGTGGCACCTCCGAGTACGGCAACCATTTGGCCGTCGGCCTTATCTCTGATCAGGAGTCCGACGAAAAATTGGATCTGCCGGACTTCATCACTCCTGATAACTTTCCGATTTTGACCCCCGTCTACTGGTATGAAAAAGACAAAGCCAATCACCGTTTGAAGTATTTGGATGTTTTAGAGCTGATTCACTCGCAAAAACTGTCTGAACAAAGTCTGATCTCAAAAAATCCCCATGGGCCCTGGCAACCCGTCATTAGCTGGGACGAATTTTCACCGAAGTCCTTAGACGACTACAAGCGGGCCTCGAATGAAAGTTTGCCAGATGTTCATATCCGTCGAAAAGCTCAACGCTTCAATTGCGGAAAAGTCTTTGTCGCCCTTTCAAGAAAGGGCACCGGCTTTCAAGTTTTCTGCGCTGACATATCTAAAACGGGACTTGGTTTTTTGGTTCGCGCTGCCAAGTGCGATCTGAATGAAGAACTGATGATTAAATTCGACGACACCTTGCAGGACAGTAAATTCGATGCCAAAGGAACTGTCGTCTCGATCCGCAAGGTGAAGCTTCCGGGGGCAGACAGTGTCTACATTCGCTATGGCGTTCGGTTCACTGCCCTTTCAGAAGCTGGCAAAAAATATATTTTGAGTGTGACGAAAGCCTAA
- a CDS encoding PQQ-dependent sugar dehydrogenase — translation MSIKTFVSKWVILVMAFCGAQAQAEVFENSGYKLDSATLCDGFPQISVGTLEGLCVGIVAGKKEGFKMPRYAVQSKEGVLYVTEMGGWAYGRGTVYAIYRGKGSGGEEKTVVINLFPTKKLTTPNGIVMDPEGRLYVGTPTAVIRFQPRHPQTGQFNIDSEVEVVVDDFAKSIFRKDEYASAGSYNSMASKNKNKHPLIQMATNRDFTEMYINVGAPSDDCGSGLKTVDGNGKCIQAESPLASAAVWKVTLSNDTQRKAVKIAPFARGLRNSMALAVHPVSGLVIQGENGLDLANEERPYEELNILEEGKHYGWPYCHSRGEVAPNFTKSVSSEMCAKNYALPKVFMPAHTAPLGLLYYRSELLPQLKNKLLVGWHGYQKYGQRIVAYPTDELGVPTSTEYQEVVFNWKAQEGLRPRGAPTGLTIMNDGSIIVLDDKNGAVLRISSGKKAQMDPTQPSVETVSEKTLQAFAPLLPFLKKNCAMCHSQFQKSNSKEMILEMKGGMLTSENPFESTFWTKLKTKQMPPEVIRPSLNFHESEIDQILPQVEAFVRTLQP, via the coding sequence ATGAGTATCAAAACTTTTGTCTCGAAATGGGTCATTCTTGTGATGGCGTTCTGTGGTGCGCAGGCGCAGGCAGAGGTTTTTGAAAATTCGGGTTACAAATTGGACTCGGCCACTCTTTGTGACGGCTTTCCTCAGATCAGCGTGGGGACTCTTGAAGGTCTGTGTGTTGGAATAGTGGCAGGAAAAAAAGAGGGATTCAAGATGCCTCGCTATGCCGTGCAATCCAAAGAGGGTGTTCTTTACGTCACAGAGATGGGCGGCTGGGCATACGGGCGCGGTACAGTGTACGCCATCTACCGCGGCAAAGGATCTGGCGGTGAAGAAAAGACCGTGGTCATAAATCTGTTTCCAACCAAAAAATTAACGACGCCAAATGGAATTGTGATGGACCCTGAGGGCCGTCTTTACGTCGGAACACCAACCGCAGTGATTCGATTTCAGCCGCGCCATCCACAAACGGGTCAGTTCAATATTGATTCTGAGGTCGAAGTTGTTGTGGATGATTTCGCAAAGTCTATTTTCCGCAAAGACGAATATGCGAGTGCGGGAAGTTATAATTCCATGGCTTCGAAAAATAAAAACAAACATCCTCTTATTCAAATGGCAACAAATCGTGATTTCACCGAAATGTACATCAACGTAGGAGCGCCCTCAGATGACTGCGGTTCGGGTCTAAAAACTGTGGATGGCAATGGGAAATGCATCCAGGCGGAAAGCCCTTTGGCCAGTGCCGCGGTTTGGAAAGTGACTCTGAGTAACGACACCCAAAGAAAGGCCGTTAAAATCGCTCCTTTTGCGCGCGGACTTAGAAATTCTATGGCATTGGCGGTGCATCCCGTGTCAGGACTTGTGATTCAGGGTGAAAACGGACTTGATCTGGCGAATGAAGAACGCCCTTACGAAGAACTTAATATTTTGGAAGAGGGCAAGCATTACGGCTGGCCTTACTGTCATTCTCGAGGCGAGGTGGCACCCAATTTTACAAAATCGGTTTCATCAGAAATGTGCGCGAAGAACTACGCTTTGCCAAAGGTGTTCATGCCCGCGCACACGGCTCCTTTGGGACTTCTGTACTACAGGTCCGAATTGTTGCCACAGCTTAAAAACAAACTTCTGGTGGGCTGGCACGGATATCAGAAATACGGTCAGCGCATTGTCGCTTATCCAACGGATGAGTTGGGTGTGCCGACCTCTACCGAATATCAAGAGGTGGTCTTTAATTGGAAAGCCCAAGAAGGCCTGCGCCCACGAGGTGCCCCGACCGGACTGACGATAATGAACGACGGATCTATTATTGTTCTTGATGATAAAAACGGGGCGGTTCTAAGAATCTCTTCCGGAAAGAAAGCCCAGATGGACCCCACCCAACCGTCTGTCGAGACCGTTTCAGAAAAGACTTTGCAAGCCTTTGCGCCTCTTCTGCCATTTTTGAAAAAGAACTGCGCCATGTGCCACTCACAGTTTCAGAAATCTAACAGCAAAGAGATGATTCTTGAAATGAAAGGTGGAATGTTAACTTCTGAAAATCCTTTTGAAAGCACTTTTTGGACGAAACTGAAGACCAAGCAGATGCCTCCAGAGGTGATTCGTCCCAGCTTGAATTTTCATGAAAGTGAAATTGATCAGATTTTGCCGCAGGTCGAAGCGTTTGTCAGAACCCTGCAACCGTAG
- the infA gene encoding translation initiation factor IF-1, producing the protein MAKDDLVNVEGKVVDLSGGGVYSVTLENGITVKARLCGKMKRFNIKVVVGDRVSLGVSPYDPSHGLILHRHKF; encoded by the coding sequence ATGGCAAAAGATGATTTGGTTAACGTAGAAGGAAAAGTCGTCGATCTTTCAGGGGGCGGAGTTTATTCGGTCACTCTTGAAAATGGCATCACAGTAAAAGCTCGCCTTTGCGGCAAGATGAAAAGATTTAACATCAAAGTCGTCGTGGGCGATCGGGTCAGCTTAGGCGTATCACCCTATGATCCTAGCCACGGACTTATTCTTCATCGTCACAAGTTTTAA